DNA sequence from the Urocitellus parryii isolate mUroPar1 chromosome 12, mUroPar1.hap1, whole genome shotgun sequence genome:
TTGTAGGAACTTCAAAGGATATTACTGTGATTGGAGGAGGGTGTCCAAAAAGTAGGAAATTTATAAAGATAGTAGGGGGCCAGATCATGCATGGCCATAGGCTACTTAGTAATATGATAATTCCTATCCTCTGAAGCTTACAATCACTAAGGGAATGACTATTATCAGAATCATAGGGGGTGGGGACTGGGGGTATCAAACTGTTATCATAATCATGGATGGGAGCActgaactcagtggtagaacaagtgaggccctgggtttaatccccagcatcaattaaaaaaaaaaaaaagtgtgtgggtCAAGCCTCAAAGAGTCTTTCCTCATTTTGTCAATGAGGAAAGAGTACAATAAACTGAAATGAattctacaaaatgaaatatCCAGGCAGTGACAGAACCAATAATGTAATGCAAGTAGCTCCGCTCTAGCATAGCTGTTTTTCCAGTTATGCGCTGCCACACCAACTTGcaatataaatcaatgaaaaataaggTTCTAAATTGTATAAAAGACTATGTGGGTACAATTTGGTTGAGAGAGGGCAGAAAAATTGAAGATGAAAGGATCTGAAAAGGCTTTGAGGGGAGATGGAATTTGAACTGCCCCTTCAAGATGAGACAAGATGTGGTAAGAAGATCAGAGCCAGCAAGGACTGGAGGCCCTAAGGATAGAGGGAGCCTGGTGGCCAAGGGAGGATGGCAGCTAAGCAGGGAAGGTTGCAAGGGAAGGTTGGAAAGCTCAGCCAGCAAGCTTTGGAAGGCTCCAAATCCTAGACCACCAAGGCCCTAGATTCAGTCCTTCCTACGACCCTGGCAGTGTGTGATACTGGAAGTTTTGGAGCAGGGGAGTAATGTCTGAGAGTTTTGTTTTGGAGAGAAGCAGATGAGAAGCAGGAGAGGCCAGCTGGGAGCTGCCATGCATATATGTTTTGGCATGAGGTAGCTTTGGGTTGGGTTTTCTGATAGCTATTCACATTCAAGGGTATGATGGGACACAGAGGGAAGACAGGTAAACAGGCTCAATTCCAGGGACATTAGTGTAGCTGGCATAGTGGCAAGTCAGAGGAAGAAGACACTGGATGGTGAAGAAGGTTGGGCTGAAGGCCACGCTCAGCCCCAGGGAATGCAGGAGAATAGCAAAGGGAGGTGATGCATCATGAGAGCCAGGAGCAGCACATTTTCCAGGAGTTAATGGGAGAGAGGTCAGAGCCAAAAGGATTCTTTATGTTGGGTGGTTGGTTTGTGTCTGCCACAGTAGAGTTCAAGCCAGCCAACCCTTTGCTCTCTCCCAGAACTTCCCCCAacaccagcctcccctcccctccccctcccaggacGTAGTGGATTTTCTTCGCCAGCTTGTGGAGAGTGATCCCCAGGGCCTGCACCGGATCCATGTGGATGGGAGCAGCAGGCAGTTGCAGCAatggcatcatggtggggagtGCAGGCCCGGACCTGGGATCAAGGCTGGAACCCTGGGGTGGGCTGGCCCTCCGGTGTGCCCCTCTCTCatgttcctctttctttcctgtctcttTTTCCCTGCTAACAGATTACCCCCTGGACCATTTCTGTGATGAAGGAAACACAATTGGACAGAGTGTCAGGGGCAAGAGGGCTGAGGGACTGGGCACCTACTGTGGTTTCCAAAAGTCCTTCCTATACCCTCCGCAAGGGGCTGAGCCCTGTTCTCAAAGTTCCTCTGCCTCTGCATCCTTCCCCAGTGACTCAGATAGCCTGCTTCAGGTGGCCCTGCCCCAGAAACTCCAGGTGACGGAAGAGGTGAGATTGTCAAGAAGGGGCTTTATGGTCCTTTCAATCCATGTATTTCCACCCCGGATGCTCCCCTAATTTGTACCTTTTAAGGCCCTTCCACACAGCTTGCCTCCCTTTCgcattctctctcattctccctgttctttctcttttcttgtcaCTTGCCCTTCCTCCTTCAGGAAGCCAACCGCCTGGCGGAGGAGCTGGTGGCTGAGGAGGAGCGCATGAAACAAAAAGCAGAGAAGAAACGACGCAAGAAGAAGGTGTCTGCAGGGTGGAAAAAGGGAACCTGGAGGGAattagggaagggaaagaagcaaACTTTGTGAGAATAGGAAGGAGCTTAAGGTGTCCTGCAGTGGATTCCTTCACCAGTGGACCCAAGGGGACCAGGGACTGGAAGGTCTCCTGGAGGCCATCCGGTATAGCAATTCGAATGGCACAGTACTGCCCTAGTGGAATCTACCTCCTCCTTACAGTGACGTCTCTGGCTAGTGActcttttgtcttcttttaacctataaaatgaggataataataatacctcATAGAGttgcaaggattaaatgagatagtctATGCAAAGCTTAGTCTAGTATGTGACATACAGTAAAggtacatcatcatcatcatcattacagCGTCAAAAGGAACGGAAACGACAGGAGCGGTTGGAGCAGGATGGTGGGGAGTCCAAGGTGAGTTCTGCAGGCAGGTGTACAGAGCAGCAAGGGCCAGGAAGCTGGGGGCtgagaaggcaggagacacaAGATGATCCCAACTCTGAACTTGCACACCTTTCATCCAGGTGAAGGCTACCTCAGACGGGGATGAGAGCCCCTCAGCCAGCCCCGGGAAACCGGCTCAGGGACAGTGTGGTGAGGAAGAGGTGAGGGCCCCTTTCTATCCTCTTAAACTCTTCTCACCCTCTTCTCTATTCCAGGATTTACTTCATCCTCACCCTGTCCttaactttccttttaaaaatttaaaaatttatttttaagaatatttttagttttaattgacacatactaattgtatatatttttgggGTACAGTGACATTTCAGTACAGGTATGTGatatgtaatgatcagatcagcaTGATTGGCATATCTATTGCCTTGGACATTTATCGTTTCTTTGTGTTGgggacattcaaaatcctctctgtTAGCTGTTTGGAAATATTCTATTAATTGTTATCAACCACAGTTATCTTACTGTGCTGTATAGAGCATTAGAAGTTATTCCTGCTCTCCAGCTGTACCCTGTTCCTATTAACCATCTTCTTTCCATCCCCTTTCCTGAACACCCTTCACAGGCTCTAGTAACCATTATTGtattctctacttctatgagatcaactctTTAGCTTCTACAtacattatttgtcttttttttgtgcCCCTAACTTTTCCTTTTGCCCCACAGGACCCACTGGATCTATCTAGCACTTTTGTGTCTCTGGCTTTGCGCAAGGTTGGGGATTGGGCCCCCAGTGCTCACCGAGAGAAGGGAGTGAGCCAGGAGCTCCGTATCAGGGGCCAGGGCCCCCAGGAGAAGATGAGCCAAGAGGAAAGGAACCCTTCAAAAGAGGAGAGGCCCAGGCAGAGTTGTAAAGTGCAGGTAAGGTGGGCAGGGGAACCAAAATGTTCTGGAAAGGCATAAGATCTCAGGGTTAAAGGGACTATCCACTAGGAGTTCTCTAGCTTTAGGGCCAAGAGACCTGGGGTCAGTCTTCATCACTGTCACCCTGACCCTGGGTAGTTTACTCTGTAGGAAAATAGGACAGGTACTTTTATTACATGCTGATTACAGTATAACTTAACAGAGGAGAaagatttgggagactgaggcatcGAAGTCTGCTTTACTTTGCTTCCCATCCCTAGGCATCTACAGGACTGGTGGCAGCTGCCTTACAGCAGAGCCAGGAATTGGCAAGTAagatcttttctctttcttcttaccCCAACCTCTGGTGGTACCCCCATCGGAACCTTCCtactttctctccttcccagagTTGGGTACCAGCTTTGCTCAAAGTGGTTTCTACCATGAGGCTGTGGACCTCTTCACCCAGGCCTTAAAGCTCAATCCCCGGGACCACCGGTAGGTAGGAGCTTGGCCACTGTGCTGGGACATCAGGGTAAGGAAGGGTGTTGAGGACCTGGACCTTTGTCCACTTTTTCTGTTTATCAGGTTATTTGGAAATCGCTCCTTCTGCCATGAGCGGCTGGGTCAGCCAGTGTGGGCCCTGGCTGATGCCCAGGTGGCCCTTACCCTGCAGCCTGGATGGCCCCGGGGCCTCTTCCGCCTGGGCAAGGCCTTGATGGGACTACAGGTAATAGAACTGAGGCTGGAAACAAAGGAGAGATTTGGGTGGGATGAGGTAGGGAATAGGTTTATATTGACCTTTTCTGGATAAGCTTCTGATTGCAATACTAGGAGGTGGGGACAGTTTGAAGACGGAATCAGTTTTAAATTCTTGGGACCCCTGATGCCtaaattttgccttttctaaTCTCTCTGGGACCAAAGCGCTTTAGGGAGGCTGCTGCTGTGTTCCAGGAGACTCTGAGAGGGGGTTCTCAGTTGGATGCAGCCCAGGAGCTACGCTCTTGCCTTCTGCAGCTCGCTCTGGTAAGGGAGGTAGGCTCACTCTCAGGCCAGGTATAACTGTTTGGGACCACAGCACCAAGCAGTGCTACCTTCCATCTCATAGGGCAAGGGACACAGGATGGTGGGGTcatattcctctctctcttccttctcagcAGGATCATCAGCAAGGAAGAATTTGTGTGCCACCTGGATTGACCAGGGCCCCCCAGCAATCTGCCCATTCTGAGCCAGGAGCCTCAGGCCTACTCTCCCTCAGTCATCCTCCAAGCACTGTTCCAAGGTCCCCTGGTCTGGCTCCACCCTTGCATTATCCTCCATATCACCTGAGCCATTCCAGTTGGCCTTTCCCTCAGACTCAGAGTAGAAGACCCCACTCTCTTCATCTCCAGGACCCTTCAAAGAACTGGGACATCCTGGGGTCCCAGCATCTGCCTCAGGCTAGATGAAAGAAGACCTGTCCTTCATATGGCAAGGCCATGTGGACATCCCAAGGGATCAGGGACACTGTGGGGACAATTCACTGCATGTTTTGAGATGCTGTACTCAAAAGCTGTATTTGAGGACAACGCTGGCAGTTGTTCTTGCCACTGAAGACCTTCCAATGATAGAAGGGAGTCCCATATCTACTGAAACATCCTTTCTTTGGTTCTTAAGCAGATGGCTTCTTCTAGGGGTGGTAGGAAAAACAAAATCCACCATTGCCCAAATAGGAACTATATAGAAGTTCCGGTCTTTAGACTACATCAGAGTCAGTAAGGATGCATCTGGGGCTTTGCTCTGCTTCTTGGCTTCATTCACCAGCTAGAACTTTGTGCTCAGGAATGAGGTCAGTGTAATGAATAAGATTTGAGTCCCACAGTTTAGCTTAATGACATTTACATCCTCCTCACCCCAGCTCTTGCCCTATCTTCTTTAGCTACAACCCCCAGTTTACTTCAGTCCCTTGTGTCATTTCCTGTCTACATTGCTGTGCACACTCTGACCTCTTCTTTGTCTGATGGTCTTAAACCCACATCC
Encoded proteins:
- the Ttc31 gene encoding tetratricopeptide repeat protein 31 isoform X5; its protein translation is MAPIPKTVGRIKLDCPVRPGCPLGVAAVPKLYKEFVPEDSGKEDVVDFLRQLVESDPQGLHRIHVDGSSRQLQQWHHDYPLDHFCDEGNTIGQSVRGKRAEGLGTYCGFQKSFLYPPQGAEPCSQSSSASASFPSDSDSLLQVALPQKLQVTEEEANRLAEELVAEEERMKQKAEKKRRKKKRQKERKRQERLEQDGGESKVKATSDGDESPSASPGKPAQGQCGEEEDPLDLSSTFVSLALRKVGDWAPSAHREKGVSQELRIRGQGPQEKMSQEERNPSKEERPRQSCKVQASTGLVAAALQQSQELAKLGTSFAQSGFYHEAVDLFTQALKLNPRDHRLFGNRSFCHERLGQPVWALADAQVALTLQPGWPRGLFRLGKALMGLQRFREAAAVFQETLRGGSQLDAAQELRSCLLQLALVREQDHQQGRICVPPGLTRAPQQSAHSEPGASGLLSLSHPPSTVPRSPGLAPPLHYPPYHLSHSSWPFPQTQSRRPHSLHLQDPSKNWDILGSQHLPQAR
- the Ttc31 gene encoding tetratricopeptide repeat protein 31 isoform X6, whose protein sequence is MAPIPKTVGRIKLDCPVRPGCPLGVAAVPKLYKEFVPEDSGKEDVVDFLRQLVESDPQGLHRIHVDGSSRQLQQWHHDYPLDHFCDEGNTIGQSVRGKRAEGLGTYCGFQKSFLYPPQGAEPCSQSSSASASFPSDSDSLLQVALPQKLQVTEEEANRLAEELVAEEERMKQKAEKKRRKKKRQKERKRQERLEQDGGESKVKATSDGDESPSASPGKPAQGQCGEEEDPLDLSSTFVSLALRKVGDWAPSAHREKGVSQELRIRGQGPQEKMSQEERNPSKEERPRQSCKVQASTGLVAAALQQSQELAKLGTSFAQSGFYHEAVDLFTQALKLNPRDHRLFGNRSFCHERLGQPVWALADAQVALTLQPGWPRGLFRLGKALMGLQRFREAAAVFQETLRGGSQLDAAQELRSCLLQLALDHQQGRICVPPGLTRAPQQSAHSEPGASGLLSLSHPPSTVPRSPGLAPPLHYPPYHLSHSSWPFPQTQSRRPHSLHLQDPSKNWDILGSQHLPQAR
- the Ttc31 gene encoding tetratricopeptide repeat protein 31 isoform X2, with the translated sequence MGCKSETDLTFLTSQLRPTSAVFGLRLLPRTNSLIPDLRRLYSLALRNRRPLPLIKMAPILSYPALCPVSNSRLCFTFVSLLTGDGADSKDCGADQARLPCASWMPAGGRCCPQTLQGIRTRGQRKRDYPLDHFCDEGNTIGQSVRGKRAEGLGTYCGFQKSFLYPPQGAEPCSQSSSASASFPSDSDSLLQVALPQKLQVTEEEANRLAEELVAEEERMKQKAEKKRRKKKRQKERKRQERLEQDGGESKVKATSDGDESPSASPGKPAQGQCGEEEDPLDLSSTFVSLALRKVGDWAPSAHREKGVSQELRIRGQGPQEKMSQEERNPSKEERPRQSCKVQASTGLVAAALQQSQELAKLGTSFAQSGFYHEAVDLFTQALKLNPRDHRLFGNRSFCHERLGQPVWALADAQVALTLQPGWPRGLFRLGKALMGLQRFREAAAVFQETLRGGSQLDAAQELRSCLLQLALVREDHQQGRICVPPGLTRAPQQSAHSEPGASGLLSLSHPPSTVPRSPGLAPPLHYPPYHLSHSSWPFPQTQSRRPHSLHLQDPSKNWDILGSQHLPQAR
- the Ttc31 gene encoding tetratricopeptide repeat protein 31 isoform X1, with protein sequence MGCKSETDLTFLTSQLRPTSAVFGLRLLPRTNSLIPDLRRLYSLALRNRRPLPLIKMAPILSYPALCPVSNSRLCFTFVSLLTGDGADSKDCGADQARLPCASWMPAGGRCCPQTLQGIRTRGQRKRDYPLDHFCDEGNTIGQSVRGKRAEGLGTYCGFQKSFLYPPQGAEPCSQSSSASASFPSDSDSLLQVALPQKLQVTEEEANRLAEELVAEEERMKQKAEKKRRKKKRQKERKRQERLEQDGGESKVKATSDGDESPSASPGKPAQGQCGEEEDPLDLSSTFVSLALRKVGDWAPSAHREKGVSQELRIRGQGPQEKMSQEERNPSKEERPRQSCKVQASTGLVAAALQQSQELAKLGTSFAQSGFYHEAVDLFTQALKLNPRDHRLFGNRSFCHERLGQPVWALADAQVALTLQPGWPRGLFRLGKALMGLQRFREAAAVFQETLRGGSQLDAAQELRSCLLQLALVREQDHQQGRICVPPGLTRAPQQSAHSEPGASGLLSLSHPPSTVPRSPGLAPPLHYPPYHLSHSSWPFPQTQSRRPHSLHLQDPSKNWDILGSQHLPQAR
- the Ttc31 gene encoding tetratricopeptide repeat protein 31 isoform X3, which codes for MGCKSETDLTFLTSQLRPTSAVFGLRLLPRTNSLIPDLRRLYSLALRNRRPLPLIKMAPILSYPALCPVSNSRLCFTFVSLLTGDGADSKDCGADQARLPCASWMPAGGRCCPQTLQGIRTRGQRKRDYPLDHFCDEGNTIGQSVRGKRAEGLGTYCGFQKSFLYPPQGAEPCSQSSSASASFPSDSDSLLQVALPQKLQVTEEEANRLAEELVAEEERMKQKAEKKRRKKKRQKERKRQERLEQDGGESKVKATSDGDESPSASPGKPAQGQCGEEEDPLDLSSTFVSLALRKVGDWAPSAHREKGVSQELRIRGQGPQEKMSQEERNPSKEERPRQSCKVQASTGLVAAALQQSQELAKLGTSFAQSGFYHEAVDLFTQALKLNPRDHRLFGNRSFCHERLGQPVWALADAQVALTLQPGWPRGLFRLGKALMGLQRFREAAAVFQETLRGGSQLDAAQELRSCLLQLALQDHQQGRICVPPGLTRAPQQSAHSEPGASGLLSLSHPPSTVPRSPGLAPPLHYPPYHLSHSSWPFPQTQSRRPHSLHLQDPSKNWDILGSQHLPQAR
- the Ttc31 gene encoding tetratricopeptide repeat protein 31 isoform X4, with product MGCKSETDLTFLTSQLRPTSAVFGLRLLPRTNSLIPDLRRLYSLALRNRRPLPLIKMAPILSYPALCPVSNSRLCFTFVSLLTGDGADSKDCGADQARLPCASWMPAGGRCCPQTLQGIRTRGQRKRDYPLDHFCDEGNTIGQSVRGKRAEGLGTYCGFQKSFLYPPQGAEPCSQSSSASASFPSDSDSLLQVALPQKLQVTEEEANRLAEELVAEEERMKQKAEKKRRKKKRQKERKRQERLEQDGGESKVKATSDGDESPSASPGKPAQGQCGEEEDPLDLSSTFVSLALRKVGDWAPSAHREKGVSQELRIRGQGPQEKMSQEERNPSKEERPRQSCKVQASTGLVAAALQQSQELAKLGTSFAQSGFYHEAVDLFTQALKLNPRDHRLFGNRSFCHERLGQPVWALADAQVALTLQPGWPRGLFRLGKALMGLQRFREAAAVFQETLRGGSQLDAAQELRSCLLQLALDHQQGRICVPPGLTRAPQQSAHSEPGASGLLSLSHPPSTVPRSPGLAPPLHYPPYHLSHSSWPFPQTQSRRPHSLHLQDPSKNWDILGSQHLPQAR